The DNA segment TAATTTACCAAAactgatattattattatttagagGTTTCCATTTATATATTTACAAGTGTAAGAGGCAAAAACAAAATGTAAAAATCTGAAAGTATAATAAGAAAATGTAAACTATAAAAGGGTCTTCTTCTTTCCCTTAGCTGATTGGGCTATAAATATTCCAAGCAAAATAAGAAAGGACCGCAGACGCATGTTGCATATTACAATACATTCAAATGATGCATGGTATGCCCTAccaattttatttttcaaaagagAAATAAAGCACAAAAAGATATGAATGTGATGGTGGTGTTGAGATATTAAGCACAAAATGAAGTTGGCACAGTGAAGACTAAAAATGGGAAAACTAATAAAGTTCTATCTCaaaatattaaaatttaataGATCTTGACTTTTGAATATGAGAGAGATCAAATAAAAATAATTGATAAGAAAGAAATCATGCATATTAAAATCATGCATTATTAATGTACATAAAAGGGACATACTATAATAGTTCTATTAAATATTACGTCTCATCAGTGACCAGAAAAAATTTCTAAACATACTTTTAAAGAAAATCATAtataaagttttaaaaatatataataaatattttaatACGTCAGTTTATTTCAATTTTTTCTTATTCAGTACCAGACCAAATCATTATATATAGAGAGATTAGGTAATTCGATTCGAATTTTCACTTTTGGTGTGAATACTTCCAAATTAGACAACAATATATAAAGTCGTAATACATAGACGTCAACAATGTGGCTGTAGTTTAGTGGTGAGAATTCCACGTTGTGGCCGTGGAGACCTGGGCTCGAATCCCAGCAGCCACacacttgttttaaaaaaatcttttcttttaattcaCTATGAAATAGCAGGCGGCAGGCCTTTTCCGCCGTATTTCTTAAAGACAGAAGCGGATTTAATTTATGCCTTCCGTATTTCAGTTGAGTTGAAAATGAGTAAttagtttctttttattttattttttttgtcctTTCTGCAGTACTACTTGAGATTTGAGAACAAAAGGAAATTTAACTTTTGAACATAAACTGTAAACTGTTCATTctgctaataataataataatataaggtAGTCGAAGAAGCATAAATAATAGCAATACTATGGTATAGGTCGTAAACCCTTTATTTCTCAACGTAATCATGTCTTTACCAATACGTAAAGGGGATTTCACTACTAAGTTTGAACTTTACGTTTAGTGATTCTAGCTAAAGTGATTGGGCACAAGTTGCAAATAAAACATTACTATTGGCTTGTAACGATGTTTTGAATAAGTGATTAGACACACACATCGATCGTTATAAAGTTTAATTATAACAATATGTGTGGATAAGTGAAACCCAGTTAACAATTCATCTGTAATTCTACGAATTGAGCTCAACCTCGAATTATAATTAGAAGAATAACTCTATGGTATTTCGTCTTTTTGTGAGCATGTGAAAAAGTGATTGTTCATGACTCGTCAATGAAACGCTAATTGTAGCAATTGCTACAATCATAGAGTTGAACAACATATGTATTGTAATTCTAATTAGAAGCCATGTGTGGGTTTTTTCTCAGCGTCAAAAGTCATATTTAGACGTAAAAGCAATCTTGATTTATGATCTAGTTATGGTTATAGACGTGGATCCTTAACAAATTTTAGGTATATATGCTAGCCCTAACTATGTCTAAAGTCTTTGGGTCCACTGGTATGGTATTATATATAACtttaacttttatatttttgaatCACCTTTTAACTTAAAAATAAAGTAGTACTTACTTTACACTAATGAGCATATTATACGCTACGTATTTAACTTTAGCTTAATAAAGTAGTACTTACTTTGACTAAATTTGAATTCGCATCGGAAAATAATATATTTGAAAGGTAAAATGCTCCATAACAAAGACAACTACATACTCATAGCTCGAACTCAAAGTTTCTAGTTAAGAATAAAGTAGTAGTTACCGCTTTACCACAAACATATTGGTGAGATGGCTTTTAATTACTTAGGCACAACTGCACAAGATCGtcacattttttttaattaagaaaaacaCCGAAAATAAGGAAATGGTGCGTACTCCCCTTGATTGCGACGTAAAAATGAACATATAGCCCCCACTTTCTGAGGCTTCATTTATTGCAAAAAATCACTACATATTCATTCATAGATCACATGACATCTTGTACAACACTACAAGACAGCCAAAGAGCCAAAATTTACTAGCCCCTTTAACAGACAACAGAAGTCATATTATATGAAGATTCCAAGTGTGGCCACAGCTCCATTAACTAGTCGTTCTCCAACTATTCACAACTCTTACTTTCAATCATATCACGCCATTCATTTAAGGTTTTGGTTCTTGTCAATAGTACACCAACTcgtgacaaaaaaaaaaaacttaaattaAATTTATTCAACTGATATATATGTTGGAGCTGCTCAACCAACTAGTATATAGTATGATCAAGAAAAGGACCACATAGTACAATGTCCGAATTTTCAATGAAGTAGGGACCATAAGGTAGTACTATATATACTTTGTAATCACCTTTGAGTCTGGTCATACATAAAAGATAATTACATGTAACCATCCATAATAATTGATAGTATTAATAATCATGGAACATAAGGCAGGTACGTACACTTGATAGTGTGAAAATATTTTGCGCTATTAatgtatataagttaaatccCTAAAGACCAACCAGAACTCAAAGGTTAGATCACTTTCGCGTGGTCATAATATGTTATTCCTTGTCTGAATCCTTTGAACAACCTACTTCCTCAGAGTCTTTGGAATGATCGTGATCATGTTTTGATATCATTTTCTGAATCATCGCGCTAGTTTCTGCCTCTGTCATGCGATCTTTGTTCTGTGATTGAGTATATGACTCGAAGAACTCTTTATTCTCTTTCTCTAACTCATTCCACACTGCAAAACATGGGCATGATCAGTTGACAGATCCGAGATTTTCACTAAGagattcaaaatataaagaaggaAAGCATACGAATCACTTAATTAAGGAGATTCAACATATACTCTATAtagataaaaaaaatagttttaaccTTATATATAAAGTGTAATTTTTCGGGACCCCTTCTGCCCCTAGATCCGGTGGTTAAGAATATATAGTTGAAAAAAGTTTGTATACATGTGCACCAATATCACTGGTGCTCTTAATGTTGTACACTAACGTCTAGAGGTAGTTAATATTCGCCTATTAAGTTAGAGggtataaaatatgtatattaaATCTAGCACTATTAGAATTATGATAATACGAGACATCAAAATTTATACGAGGCGAATCAAGAATCTAAAATAAGTGGTTTAATGAGTGCAACTTTGTTATATATTGTAGTACAAAATCTATGACTACCTACCATCTGAGGTGAATTAAGGATCTAAGGTTTAATGAGTGTGACTTTATTATAAATAGTAGTGCAAAATATAGATGCTTTTGCATATATATTATATCTAGAGTGTCTCCTCGTTTATAAAAGGAGGTCGTAGTGATAAGACCCGGGCGACTATTTATCAATAACACAGGTCTCCAAAAATCGTAAAACCGTGTATGGAGGCTGACGTCTGCCCTATAGGGTCGAGGAAGTTGGTGACACGATGACAAGGGAGCTGGCAATACAACAGAAGCACGGTGAACGACGGCCATAACTATATAAAGGGAAAGTCCCTCAAACAGAAATTCTGCATGCATGCACAAGCTAGCTAATGGAGTAGCTATGGATCATAcagaaattaaaaaggaaaaagaaaagtatTATAGTACAAACCAGTAGAAGTGATTACAGGTTTGATGTTTGCATGCTTGGATAGTGCCTCCATGCACTCTTCTTTAGTCATATGAAAAATCAGGCACTTTTCTATCAGGTGCTGCACCTAAATTAGGGTTAAGCATCGGTAATAAAGAACAAAAACAACCAATAAGATTCACAATAAATTACTTTTAGAGTGTATACAGTACAAACAAAAAGTTTAACTGAGATCACTATAAGAATAGACGCATAACTACCGGCGGAGCTAGGATTTCAAATTTTTGAATTCCGGACTCTAGAGAGAAGGTAGCTTAAAAAGTTTTAGGTCAATATTTACACATATTAACTGAATCGTTTAACACAAATAAAGAAGTTTTGTAGAATTGTGCGTAGCTCCACCTCTGCGCACAACCATCTAAATTAATTTCAGTTGCTGAAGAAAGAGTACTATAATACTAACAAAAGTTCCTATCACGAAGAGAAGTTGATGATAAATATTGAATGgtcataaaaaaaatattaatttaccATATGGATGTATGAAGCAGAGGAATCACTCATGATATAGTTTAGTATCTGATGTTGATCGCCAAGcacaaattcaagaaaaatattATCTAAAAGATGATAGGAATATGGTATATATGATAAGAGATCATGAGCTGAGGCAAAGTGAGTGAATAAAAATAGAGTGTAGAAAACTTAGGAGAATTTGCAAAACAGTAGAGTGGGGTAAGGAGTCCCACGTGGGAGATAAATGATAACTGGTGGAGAGGGGATTAGAGAAGATTTTGTAAGTGACAATTTCTTTGTCTTTTAGGGTTTCCAGTCAGCTGCCCCCTCCACGTGATTATTGGGTCCATATAATGCCATATATACATATTAATAACCAAACATGAACAAACCTTATATGATTACCTAAGTGGCATTTTCCTATTGTACTAACTTATCTACTCACATATAATCAACCAATAGGATTCGAACACGCGGATGATTGATCAAATATATGCATGGTTTCATTACCACCTCACTAGTGTTCCTAAACTTGTGTAAATGGCACTCTGGTGCACTAAGTTCCCGCTATGCGCAGGTTCCGGAGAAGGGTCGGACCACAAGGTTCTatcgtacgcagccttacccggcatttctgcaagaggctatttttacggcttgaacctgtgacctcctggtcacatggcatcAACTTTACCATTTACGTCAAGACTCCCCTTCTAAAACTTGGTGCTTATGTATAAAGTTTGACATGATGTTATTTGGCAATATGCGATTACTTATCACCGAAAGAAAACCGTGACCCACAAGAATTAATTGCAAATATATGTGTTCTTTTAACTTAGCCTTCATCTTAGCATACGCAACATTTTGTGTAAATAGTGGACTCTTACATACAACTTGAAATTCAGTATAGTAGATGGATTCCCGTTTGCACCATTATCCACTTAAATATCGAGTTTTTATTTGTAGCAGAGTTTGAACCCGTGACATTTGTCTGCCTAATCCATATATTACTTGTTGCGTTCTTGTAACCACTCGATCACATCTCTTCCGATATGAAGTGATCACTAGCTCAACTAAAAAGAGGGGGACGACCACAACGGTACACGCCCCAAAATTATATAGAGCTTTTTTAAATGACCTAGAATATACTCTAGTAAACTAGCCAAGAGAAAGTTTGGTATTCCATATTTGCCGATGGAGGTGACCGGAGGAAGTTACGAAGCTTCTAACTCTAATTATCAACTCGGAACTATATTAGTAAAAAAAAAGGCAATATTATTTATCCCTTTACTCAATCCCGCCCTCCCTTTATCACCTTGAAAAACATCTTAATTTATTTCTCGATGAACAATTGGTTTTTAATTACTAGTATTTGATAAGAAAGATGACGTTTATTCTTTTGTGAGGGCCACCAACGCAGCTAATTTGAGAGTACATATGAGACTATGGGAGTTTCAAGGCTTTACTTCTAGTCTTAAATCGATTGTATTGTATTGCTTTACCTCGTTGCTTTCATGACTAGTccctgtggggggggggggtacgtTAATCATTTCTAGGATCTTACTAGCTGGCATATGCTACTATACATCAGAATTTGGAGGTTACGGGTACATTTTTGCATTCAACCAAAATTTGCTATGTATATTGGGTGTCACTACTAATATATTATTACaaaacatatacatatatacacaaaaaaATTTGCCGAATTCTCCGGGTGCCAGTGACCCCTCCAATTACTACATAGATCCACCTCTGTATACATGGCTCCAGAATCCTTTTGAGTATTTGTAAATAGTGACGGAGCAATGAATTTATGCTTTTCGTTTCAAACACAAGCACGCGCGTCCTAACATATACTCTATCTAACTCAATTTATATGGCGGTGTTTCATGTTTGATTGGGCAAATCCTTTAGAAAGAACTGACTTTTAGCACAtacgaaaaatatttttaaatttgtagtcttTAACTTGTCATGACATTACTTTAGCTAGTTTAAAGTTAAAGaattttcaaatatttaaaggTATCATTCTTTTTTTGCATCATTGAAAAAGAATGAATGTCATTTAAAATGCAATAATTGGGGTagccaggggcggatttaggggcggAAGGGGGTTCGCCTCTTCACCGAAAATTACACTATATATATAAGGTAAAAATCGGTTTGTAcatctatatattatattttaaatctTCTTGACATAGCTTAAAAGCATACCCTAGTGGTCAAATCTTTGCAGGTTGGTTCAATTTTCATTGACCACAAtctcttttaatttttttcttttttttcttcttttttaaacCTCTTTAACGGAAATTTTGATTCCCCGCGTAGCTAACAGTATCAACATAAAATATATATAGCTAATTTTAAGTTCTGTCGAACGTGAAAAATGGAATAGTTTGATCCTAACTGTGGAAAGATTTAAACGAAGATATTGTGTACCATATTTTGTGTCATCTTCACAGATTTTTGACGTACTGTCCTTTTTTTGTTCTTATAGACGAACAGTCCCTGTTCAAAATAATTGAGCATTAATGTAGTATACATTAAAGAAGCTACTACACATTCAAACAGGAAACAAATAGTTCTTTATTCAAGATATTTTAACCAAATTATTCTTATAAAGTTTCAGTACTTGAGATTGAGACAACAATGAATTTAGGATTTCTAAAACATGAGTGCACCACTAAAAAAAccgaaaaaaaaataatagtacTAAGTAGTCAGAGGCGGAGCGAAATTTCAAGCTTATGAGTTCGGGATTCTAATCATTTTAGGTTATaattgggttctaaattaataatatatatatatatatatatatatatatatatataatggattTTTTTTAAGACAAACACAAGGTTCGAATCAAAGCTATTGGGTTCGACCGAACTCGCTCCTGACACTCTAGCTCCGTCCCCGTAAGTAGCAATCGTTCTATGTTTTTGGATAAATAACTCAGCATTCAACCAGATACAATATCCAATCTTTTTGGAATATTTGAGTCAACAAATAATATTAAATCAATTTGACAGAAAGATCATGAGTTTACGTTTGCAAAAATGACCTAAATCCGCGCTGAATTGAGGTGGATTTTCTTCATCACTAGAAATATAAATGGAACCAGAAGATTCAGCAAGAGGATATAGAGAATAAGTTATATGTGGTTCTTGCATTATTTGTACATCATCCTTTGAAATTTAACATTTCAGTGTAAGCCATAAGATCTTcaaaaaagaacaagaaaaacaCATAATAATGTCATATGTGGATTGCCAAGTCAGCCACTAGTGAGTAGTGATCGTTGTTGCATGACAATTGATTCAGCTTTAACACATGTCAGATCTGGATTGGCAAAAATTGTGATAAGGGAAATTGATATGATCATCTGGTTGAAGTTTTGGAAAAGGGATTATTTGAATTAAGTTGACTGAAATAGGTATATTTGCTCGTTTGTGTTTGAACATAAATTTCACTTATCAAGAAAGCTGAGATTTTCTGagtgaaaattattttttcaattgaaatacttttcaattcattttatcaaatttcaaatttaaagttGAAATAATGGTCCAGATTGTAAAACAAACACTACTTGTTTACTTACGTGTGCTgattgaaaaattaaaaaataggcagatttataagtggtaattgaaaaatagtcacagtttcaaaagttcgaaatttagccattttttcatgtaaaaataaatatGAACGAAAATACAGTTCAAAATccagaaaatatattatgctagaagttcatacataggtactccaatctccagtatattatgctggaactttctgtgtgttggagttccagcataatatgctggaagttcatacacaggttcactaatctccagtatattatgttggaacttttcgtgttgcagcaaaatagtggctatttttcaataactttgtaAACAcgggctatttttcaattacccgtccgaaaactgactagcccGTGCTAATTTTACCATAATATTTGATTCGGACTTTAATCGGcgttatttttatcttttcttcaAAAAATGTTAATGACACCACATTACAATTGAAGACTTAATAATTTCCCTCGTTAGCAGATGTAAAGTTGGTCTATGGTTGTGTATGGTACTACACTCAgaggtgtcaatggatattcgaaaaccgaTTAAACCGACCTAACcatgtgagcacctaatttttgacaatatttaattttttgtcacttcttctatgtaaatattttaggggttttaacctacaatttttagttttgttacattttttattatagggtaaaaatcaaaattttaaaaggtaaattattactattactattattttattttttatttttatttttaaaataataaaaaaatacggaaatattaattttttttttaattttcgggtgagatataaaaaataaaaaaaacgaagtacgaaataaaaaaaataaaagtaaaagtgggtggaattctcttttaaaaagtaaaagaaagtggaaaattaaaagcaaagttttgtgaaaatttttaaaaaaaagtaaagaaagttggaattaaaaaataaatataaaggtagcttaaaattaaaaaaaaattaaagtaaaagaaagtagaatttttataagaaaagcaaaagaaagtggattattTTAAGAAATGTAAAATAAATGGAATCctcttttaaaagtaaaaaaaaaagtgagattttaaataagataaaagtaattaaatttggaatttaaaaaataaaagtaaataaaggtgagatttctttttataaaaaagaaaagcaaattgtaagtgggatttcttttaattaaaaaataataaaatattttttaaaaaaaaactgaaaaatttcgaattttttgctataaatagaagagaaaatctgagaagaaaagtaagaaaagagagaaaagagaggggagaattgagagaaacaaattttttttcttcttttacgcTAAGATAATTTCTACTCGTGTTATTCTTTATTcctctttctttcgaaaatttccagcaattcaacaccccaaaacccaacaaaaaatacttcaaaacatCCCCTTTTACACGCCAAAGAGTGGTGTTAACAGTCGAGGTCGAGGATTCCGTTGGAGCTCTGTTCACCGGCTTTGATGATCATCTTTGCTTATGCTTGTCGTCATTCGTCTGAGTTATTGTACATATTCTTGGAGACTCATCTAATTGGAAATCTTGCATTAAAAGGTttattcttccctttttttatcttattttatgtgattttatttatttatctttaaactttataaataataatgtaaatcaatccttaaatgttatatgtttaatcatgtttctgaaaatatagtatTTAAACTTGCTAAAAGTTTGGAAGATTTGGACACTAATAAGTTTAGGCTTCAATTGTTGGGATGTAGGGTATTGGtatatgataatttatttattcaaaTATCTAAAATCATACACTTTTTCCACAAACAATTCCATAACTTTTGGCCTTACAATAATCTTAAATTAGTTTAGGAAAATACTTCAAGTGCGCTAGTTTATTTAGGTgcgctttaaataattaaatatcatgACTATGTGTATGGTCTCCGTGGCATAATTGTGATATGTAACAAAATAAGTATTAGAACGCGTAACTTATTTCAAGATAactttttttcataattttaatcaAGCAATAAAGCGGACATAGGTAAAAGATGAGAACCAATAAAACACAAGTTATCCAAAAAATAGTATAAGCCAAatatagtcaataaagcgaccgtgctagaaccacgggactcagggaatgccttacaccttctccccggttaacagaattccttatccggacttTGTTTTCGAAGATcaataataaaagagtcaaactttcctttgaatagggatcaaataaaaggtgacttggaacacccaaaaatcaattccaagtggcgactctgaataacaaaataatccctatttcaaatttgtcactttaattggaaaaaactctttaacccacagtCCATAACACCCATTATCTTTTGGAggggtagaaaaggggtgtgacagctctggcgactctgctgaggacCTTTTAAGAATTAGAGCTTATACATGTTGACTTTTTTGGttttattaattttgtatatattgtgaTTTATCTGTGCCTATTGTGCTGCCTGTTCGCTTTTTACTGCTtcgatattgttgaactgtacatataaactggcTTCTCACGCACCCCCTCTGAGTTTTTTTGATATTAAAAATTGGGCATTTGCTTGACATAGCCCTCTTTCTTTGAGATAGCCGAGGTGCTTGTCACCCGGTGAAGGATTTTAGTCTCACATGTGTTAGGCGGGGAGCACCACCAGTTAAGCCGGAAAGCAATGCTACCGGTACACTaaccctcctcggctcgagttgtccgctcgagtaagccagtctagatacTTTCTccaccaggatttaaacctagaagaacAAACCTCATACCGGATTTCCCTAGTAGGTTCGCACTatgtgcatcacatgcatttgacttagcgaaactcGGCACAAGGGTCGGGTCCGTATAAGACAGGTATCCTAtttgagaccatcatgttcacgtatatgctacttgatacatcatttggaaggcttactTGCATTGTCGACCGACTTTAGAAAATTGGCGCAGCGGAATcatcaataaaagaaaaaagaaaaaagggagtcTTTCTCATAGTTTAGCGCAA comes from the Nicotiana sylvestris chromosome 4, ASM39365v2, whole genome shotgun sequence genome and includes:
- the LOC104249530 gene encoding uncharacterized protein, with the protein product MSDSSASYIHMVQHLIEKCLIFHMTKEECMEALSKHANIKPVITSTVWNELEKENKEFFESYTQSQNKDRMTEAETSAMIQKMISKHDHDHSKDSEEVGCSKDSDKE